Part of the Microthrixaceae bacterium genome, TTTCGGCCACGGCACCGTTCGGGCGCGCAGGTATGGCAGGACTTGGTCGACCGTTCGATCCTTGTTCGCAACTGTGCGTCGTGGCCGCGGCTCGATGACTGCCTGCGCCTGACCCTGGGAACCGCCGAGGAGAACACGGCGTTCCTCGACGCCCTCGCCGAGATTCTGGAGACCCCGACCCCATGAGCACCGATCCCATGAGCCCCGATCCCAGGCCGGCGCGCACGGCCCCACGCACGGCCCGCCGCAGCCGAACCACCAAGGAAACCGACATCACGATCGAGTTGAACCTCGACGGCACCGGGGTCGTCGACGTGTCCACCGGCATCCCGTTCTTCGACCACATGCTCGACCAGATCGGCCGCCACGGTGGGTTCGACCTCTCCGTGCGCGCCGAGGGCGATCTGCACGTCGATGGCCATCACACCGTCGAGGACACCGGCATTCTCCTCGGTGAGGTGCTGCGCGAGGCTCTCGGCGACAAGGCCGGGGTGCGACGGTTCGCGTCGGGGCTCTATCCGCTCGACGAGGCGCTCATCGAGGTGGCCCTCGACCTGTCGGGCCGTCCCTATCTCGTCTGGAATGTGACCTTCGGCGAGATCCTGCCGCTCGGCAACCCGCCGTTCAACCCGGAGATGACCGAGCACTTCTTCCGATCGTTGGCCGACTCCTCGGCCGTCACGTTGCACGTCACCAGCAAGGGTGGGGTCACGGCGCATCACATCATCGAGGCCACCTTCAAGGGGGTGGCGCGTGCCCTGCGCGACGCGGTGCGAGTGGAAGGCGACCAGTTGCCCTCCACCAAGGGCGTGCTGTGAAGCTGGCGGTCCTCGACTACGGCATCGGCAACCTGCGTTCGGCCCAGAAGGCGTTCGAACACGTCGGCGCCGAGGCCCGACTCACCGCCGATCCGGCAGAGGTGGAGGCGGCCGATGCGGTGGCCCTGCCCGGGGTGGGTGCCTTCGGCGCGTGTGTCGACGCGCTCGTGGGGTCGGGGCTCGACCGGGTGGCGCTCGGCGCCATCGCCGCCGAGATGCCCTTCATCGGCATCTGCGTGGGCATGCAGCTGCTGTATGCGGGCAGCGAGGAGTCGCCCGACCATTCGGGCCTGGGCGTGTTCGACTCGACGATCTCGCTGTTGCCGCCCACCGTGAAGCGGCCACAGATGCAGTGGAACCGTTTGACGCCGACCGTGGCCGACCATCCGATTTTTGTCGGCCTCGAGGACCCGTGGGTGTATTTCGTGCACAGCTATTTCGCCACCGTCGATGCCGATACTGTGGCAACGTGTGAGTACGGAGCGACCGTCGGTGCCGCGGTTGCCCGAGACAATGTCTGGGCGACCCAGTTCCACCCCGAGAAATCCGCCGCCACCGGTTTGGCGATCTTGTCGAACTTTCTGCGCTGGGCCGAGCCCCGCCGATCAACGATCGCCTGATCCTCAGCGACGTGATCCGCAGCGACGTGACGCCATCCCCGACCCTGATGAGGCACAGGCCATGAAGTTGTATCCCGCCATCGACCTGCGCGGCGGCCGCTGTGTGCGGCTGTACCAGGGCGACTACGACCGAGAAACCCACTACGGCGACGACCCGGTGAGCCAGGCTCGCCAGTTCGCGGATGCCGGCGCCCCGTGGATCCACGTGGTCGACCTCGACGCTGCCCGCTCGGGAGACGCCACCAACCGCGAAGTCATCGCCGCCATCTGCGCGGCGGTGGAGGTTCCGGTGCAGTCCGGGGGAGGGGTGCGGTCGGTCGAGGCGGCCGCCGCGCTCGCTCAGGCCGGCGTGGCTCGGGTCGTGATCGGCACCGCGGCGCTCGAAAACCCCGATCTCGTGGCGGCCGTGGCGGCCCGTCAGCCGGTGGCCGTCGGCCTCGACGCCCGCGGGACCGACCTGGCCTCGCACGGCTGGGAGGTGTCCTCGGGGCTGAACCTGATCGAGGTGGCGACGCGGTTCGCCGATGTCGGTGCCTCGGCGTTCGTCGTCACCGAGATCGCGCGGGACGGCACCCTCGAGGGTCCGTCGATCGAACAGCTCACGTCGGTGCTCGCAGCGATGGAGCCCTTCGGAGCCCAGGCGCCCGAGGTCATTGCCTCGGGGGGAGTGGGAACCGTCGCCCATCTTGAGTCGCTCGCCGCGATGCGCGTCGGCGAACTCGGGCTCGGCGGGGCGATCATGGGACGGGCGCTCTATGAGGGGGCATTCACCCTGGTCGAGGCGCTCGAGGCCGTGGGTCGCGTTGAGGCCGTGGGTCGCGTTGAGGCCGTGGGTCGCGGCGATGGAGGTGCGGCGTGAACGTGTCGCGGGTCATACCGTGTCTCGATGTCGACCGTGGTCGTGTCGTGAAGGGAACCAACTTCGTCGACCTGCGCGACGCCGGCGACCCGGTCGAGCTCGCGGCGCGTTACGACCTCGAAGGCGCGGATGAGCTGGTGTTTCTCGACATCACGGCCAGCTCGGATGGGCGCGAGACGACGTTGGAGATGGTCCGCCACGTGGCCGAGGAGGTGTTCATCCCCTTCACCGTCGGGGGTGGGATCCGCACCGTCGACGACGCCCGACGCATGCTGCGCGCCGGGGCCGACAAGGTGTCGTCGAACACCGCTGCGGTCGAGCGCCCCGAGCTGATCAGCGACATCGCGGCGGAGTTCGGCTCTCAGTGCGCCGTGGTGGCCGTCGACTCGCGTTCGAGCGACCAGACCCCGTCGGGTTTCGAGGTGTACGTGCACGGCGGTCGAACCCCGACCGGTATCGACGTGCTGGAGTGGGTGCAACGCATCGTGGAGTTGGGCTGCGGCGAGATCCTGTTGACCTCGATGGACCGCGACGGCACCCGCGACGGCTTCGACCTCGCCGTGACGCGGGCGGTGAGCGATCTGGTGAACGTTCCGGTGATCGCCTCGGGCGGCGTGGGAACCCTGCAGCATCTCGTCGAGGGAGTGACCCTCGGCGGGGCCGATGCGGTGCTGGCGGCATCGATCTTCCATTTCGGTGAGTTCACCGTCGCCGAGGCGAAGGCGGCGATGAGCGCGGCCGGTCTCACGGTACGGCCGGCGTGACGGTGCGGCCGCGTGACGGTGCGGCCGGCTCGGTAGATTGTTGACCCGACCTCGAGAAAGACCCTGCGTGAGCGACACCCCCGACGGCATCTCAGCCGACACCCCCGATGGCACATCTGGCGACAGCCAAGGCGCCGAGGCCGACACCGCTGGCATTCCGGCAGCCCCCGCCGGCTCGCGCCCGATGGGGCGCGTCGACAAGTTGCCCATCAAGATGCTTCAAGACCGCCTGATGGTGCAGCTCGACGCTGCGGAAGGCGAACGCCGAAGCTCGGGCGGAATCCTGATTCCGGCCACGGCGCAGATGGGCCGGCGCTTGAGCTGGGCGGAGGTGAAGGCTGCCGGTCCGGCGGTTCGCAACGTCGAGATCGGCGATCAGGTGCTGTTCGATCCGTCCGATCTCAGTGAGGTCGAGGTGAACGGCGACCTGTTCATCATCCTTCGCGAGCGCGACGTCCACGCCGTCGCTGCGGAACGGCTCGAGGTCGGCAGCACCGGCCTGTATTTGTGATCGAGACTGGAACTATGAGCGACTCAGCTATTGCCGTCACCCCTATCACCCCGACCGTTGAGGCGCTCGACAAGGTGACCTATAACGAACACGGCCTCGTGGCCGCCATCGTGCAGGACATCGACACCGGCGCGGTGCTCATGATGGCCTGGATGAACTCCGAAACGCTGCGCATGAGCCTCGAACAGGGCCGCACCGTGTTCTGGTCGCGGAGCCGTTCCGAGGTGTGGCGAAAGGGCGACACCTCCGGCGATCGTCAATTCATCCGTGAGGCCTACTACGACTGCGACGGCGACACGCTGTTGTTCAAGGTCGTGCAGGAGGGCAAGGGTGCGTGTCACACCGGCGCGTACACCTGCTTCTTTTCCTCATTTGGCGAGGCGGGGGCCTGAGCGTGTCGGAGGATGGCGAGATCGGCGGGGTGATCCCCGGCCGCGACGAGTTCCGAGCCGCTGCCCGGCGTGCCACCGTGGTGCCGGTGCGGCGCGAGCTGCTCGCCGATCAGGTCACCCCGGTGGCGGTGTTCGGTCGTTTGTGCGGCGTGGGTGAGGGGGCGAACGAGTCCGGGTTTCTCCTCGAGTCGGTCGGCACCGCCGGTCGGTGGAACCGTTGGTCCTTCGTCGGCCGGTCGCCGCGGGCGCGCCTGGTGTGCCGCGGTGGCGAGATCACCGTGACCGGCGATCTGCCCGATGGCCTCGACCTGTCCGGTGGAGTTTTGGCGGTCGTGGAGCAGCTGCTCGAGCGATACCGGGCCGAGGAGGACGACACGTTGCCGCCGCTGCACTCGGGCATCGTCGGCTACCTGGGCTACGACGTGGTTCGTGAGGTCGAACACCTTCCCGGGGTGCCGAACGACGACCGTGGGTGGCCCGATGCGGTCCTGAGCCTGATCGGCGACCTCGTCGCGCTCGACCACTGGAGCCAGCGGGCGTTGCTGATCTCGAACGTGTACGTGCCCGAGGGGGCGAGCGACGCGGACCTCGACGCGCTCTACGACGAGGCCGTCGCACGGATCGACGCCATGGCGGCCGACGGGGCCACCCCGCTGGATGAGCCGATGGTGTCGCCACCGTCGAAATCTGACGAGTTGCCAGCGGTCGAGTCCTCGATGCCCCCGGGGCAGTACGAATCCGCGGTTGAGGTCGCCAAGGAGTACATCCGCAGCGGTGACATCTTCCAGGTGGTTCTGGCCCAGCGCTTCGATTTCGAGGTCGACGCCGACCCCTTCGACGTGTACCGGGTGCTGCGTCAGATCAACCCGTCGCCGTACATGTATTTCGTGCGCGAACCGGAGCTGTCGCTGGTGGGTTGTTCACCCGAACCGATGGTGCAACTGCTCGGCGGGCAGGTGATCAGCCGGCCGATCGCCGGGACCCGGTTCCGCGGCACGACCGATGAGCACGACCGTCGACTTGCGGCCGAGCTGTTGGAGCACCCCAAGGAACGCGCCGAGCACATCATGTTGGTCGACCTGGCCCGCAACGACGTCGGCCGCGTCGTGGAGTTCGGGACGTGCAAGGTCGACGAGCTCATGACCCTCGAGCGCTTCAGCCACGTCATGCACCTGACGAGTCAGGTGTCGGGCGCCCTCGCCGAGGGCAGAACGCCCATCGACGTGTTGAAGGCCACACTGCCCGCCGGCACCGTGTCGGGGGCGCCCAAGGTCCGGGCGATGGAGATCATCGACGAACTCGAGCCCACCAAGCGTGGTCCGTATGCGGGGGTCGTCGGATATCTCGATTTCTCGGGCAACATCGACACCGCCATCGCGATCCGCACGATGATCATCGACACCGCCGACGGCGAGATGCCGTTTCGGGCCAGCGTGCAGGCCGGCGCCGGGGTGGTGGCCGATTCCGTTGCGGCGGACGAGGAACTCGAAACCCGAAACAAGGCGAAAGCCTTGCTCGCCGCGGTGCGCCCGGCCGAACGGATGACCGCCCAGCGCACGAGGTAGTCAGCGCACGAGGTGGTCAGTGCATGAGGTAGTCAGCGCACGAGGTGGTCAGTGCATGAGGCGATCAGCGTCCCCGCCGAACGCCGCAACAAAGGCGCGGTCGCGTGCCCGCGGGACAGCGCGGTGACATCGCGGAGTGCCTCGGAGGCCTGAGCCGGTTCCTGAGTCGGTGGGGTCGTCGGTTCATTGGCGTATCGGTGGTTGGGGTGGTTTGGTCGGGGTGAGTGAGAGTTGCCCGACTGTGGCTCGCCTGGCCCTCGTCGCTCCGCCGGTTCGGCTGCTCCGGCCCGAGTTTCGGCCTGTGTTTGACCTGCGGGCGTCGTGGGGTCGGTACATGCGGGTGTTGGGGGTGGCGGTCATGCGGTCGTAGCGGCGCCGGATGGTGGCGATCGCGTCGGCGAGGTCGATGGTTCCGCCGCGGACTTTCACTTTGGGTCGGGCCGGAGGTTCGGGTTCTGCCGCGAATTCTTCGGGGATGGGGCCTTGGCGTTGTACGCCGTGTTGTTGCCCCCAGATGGTGATGCCACAGGGGTGGGTGTAGAGGGTCCATCCGTCGGTGGTGATGTGCATGGCCCAGCCGACGCGGTGCACCAGGCCGTGGTGGTGTCGGCACAGGCACGCCAGGTTGTTCACTGCGGTGGCGCCGCCGTTGCGGTGATGGCGCACGTGGTGGGCTTCGGTTTGTTGTGCGGGAGCCTCACAGCCGGGAAAACAACACCCGCCATCACGCGCGGCGAGTGCGGCGCGTTGCGCGTCGGTCGCCAATCGCACGGAGTGGCCGACATCGAGCGGTTGGCCGAGCGAGTCCAACAGGACGGCGCGTAGTTCTGGGTCACACATCATGCGTTCGATCACATCGGCGGTGAGTGGATCACCCGTAGGCGAATACGCGCGTGGTTTACCGTGTTCGTCGTGTTGCAGAATCACTGTGACTTCGGCGGTGCCTGGCCGGTAGTTACCCGACAGGGTGAACTGGGTGCCGAACCGGCACAGGTCCATCAACGCTTTCGCCCGCAACTGCGATTCTGATGTCGTCGGCGACCCGCCGAATTGTTCGGCGTCGTTGCGGACAGCTTTGCGGTGACGGTTGGTGGCGTCGGTGATGGCTTGGCGGACGACCTCCGCGTAGTCGCCGAAGAACTCTCCGACGATCTCCACGCCGATGACGCCGTCGGGGCCGTGGATGTCGCGTAGGTCGAGCCAGGACTCTTCTGCTGGTGGGGCGGGTTCGGTGCCGTCGGTGTCGACGAGTCGTGCCAACGCGGCGATGACCTTCTCCCATTTCGCGAACGTCAAATGCTCCGCCAAATCCAACATGGGCCCGGCGTTGTCGGACCAGGTGGGTTCGATACGCGGGTTCGACCACCGGCCGATCACCACCAGGTGATCAAACCCGACAACACCGGAGCGGAGCCGGTCCAACACCTCGGGCCGATACCGCCGCCGTACCGCCCGAGCCACCGAAACCCGACGCGCCGCGGTCACCCCCGAACAACGAGCCGTCTTCGACACCCACGCTTTGGTGGACAGGCCCTCGACGATGTCGGTCATCCCAACAGCATCCAGTTCGCCCAACACGTCGATCATGTGTAGATCCAAACGGCGTTGCAGCTCGAACAACACCGCAACATCGTCGATCCCGGAACCCAGGCTATTCAGTTCGGTGTCGAAGCCCTCGAACATATGTATGACTCTAAACGCGACCCCCGACAACGAAGCCCGCGACCGTCAAACCCAAAGCGCCCGACACGCTCCCGCGGCTCAGCGGATAGCCTGCGCGCCATGAAACGACTGCTGGTCCGATGGGCGATCTCAACCGGTGCGGTGATGTTGTTGCCGGTGGTGTTCCGCGACACGATTCGTGTGGAGGACTGGGGTGCGGCCATCTTCGCTGCGCTCATCATCGGCATCGTGAACGCGCTCATCGGTCCTGTTCTCAAGCTGCTGTCGCTGCCGCTGACGATCCTGACCTTCGGGCTGTTCGCTCTCGTGGTGAACGCCGTGTTGTTGTTGCTCGCCGCTGAGGTGGCGCCAGGCTTCGAAATCGACACCTTCTGGAGCGGACTGTTCGCCGCGATTCTCTACAGCATCGTCACCTCGATCGGGTCGTCGCTGCTCCTCAACGACTGATCGTCAACGACTGATCGTCAACGACTGATCGTCAACGACTGATCGTCAACGACTGATCGTCAACGACTGATCGTCAACGACTGACACCAAAGCGCTCGGGCTCAGGGCCGGGCGTCACGTGAGCGCGCTGTTGGTGAACCACCACACGAGCATCCCGGGTTCACCGAATATCTGGAGGCCGTCGGGAAGCCCGTTGGTGCTCGAGGCTCGGTTGGTCACCGCGGCGAGGAGGTCTCGCGCCGTTCCTCTCGCGGCCACCGTTTGCCTCGTGGCCGTCGTCGCAGCGCGTGGGCCGTGGCCGATCGTGAACCCGTGGGGGTTGAGATCGATCAGCCATTCACCGTCGAGGTCGGTGGTGTGTAGGTGGATCGAGCCGTCGCCACGTAGGTGAGTAACCGCGTCGCAGAACGACCCCGATGCCTCGACGTTGGCGAGGTGTTCGTCGATCGCGTCGATCGCGACCTCGGCATCGATCGTCCAGTCGGTGTTGCCTGCCGCAAGCTCGGCGTCGATGCGGTGAACCGCCGTTTCGTGAAGCAGGCGGCGAGTCCACCAAGCAGCGGTGGTGCCGTCGCCCCAGGTCCAGGTGGGGGTGTCGTCGGGGATCCGCTCGAGCGCCTCGATGACCAGGGTCGCCGACTCCAGCAGCCAATCAGCCCAGATCTGCGGGCTCGCGTCGACTCCTGGCAGGCCGATGTCGAGCGATCTGCGATCGAGGTATTCGCCGTTGGCGTCGATCAGCGCTCGGGCCCAGTGGAGAATCGAACCCTGGTGGACGACCAAGCGGGTCAAGGTCCACCCCGGACAGGTCGGTACGGCGCTATCGGCGGGGGTGGCGGCGACCAATTCGGCGAAACGCCGCGCCTCGTCCTCGAAGCGTCTGAGCATCGTCGAGGAATCCATGGCCTCAGTCTGTCACGCTCGTCGCTCGTCGCCCGTCACGACAGGGTTCGATCAGCGTTCGCCTGAATCTGCGTTCGACCGGATCCGTGGCGGGTGGGATTCAGCGGCCGACGAAAAGGTCTTCGCTGCGCTCCACCCGGCGGGTGAATTCGGCGGTGGCCGCCTCGAAGACCTCGGTGCAGCCCGGCTGGAAACGGTCGTGGAGTTCGATGGCGATCGTTTCGACCCGGTCGATCCATCCGTCGGCGGAACCGAACACGGCGTGTTCACCGCCCTCGATGTCGACCTTGAGGATTCCGATCTCGTCGATGCCGTGGTCGGCGATCAACTCCTCGACGGTGACTGCTGCGATTTCGGTGCTCGGCAGCGATGCCTCGGTGTTCGGTCCGCCAGGTTCAGCGGCGTCCTCGGCCCCGGGATCGGTGGAATCGGCCGCTCGGTAACCCCATGCCCCCACCCCAGGGTCGACGAGGTTGATCGATCCCGACCGCGGCCACAACGCCGCCTTCACGCAGACGATATTGTCGTAGGAAGCGGTGTTGTGAACGAGAAGGCGGAAGTTCTCCTCGTCGGGTTCGATGGCGATGACCGTGGCGGTCGGGTAGGTCTTCGCGAAGTACACGGCTGATAATCCGCAGTTTGCTCCGGCGTCGATGATCCAACGCGGCTCGGATTTGAGGTCCCAGGGCAGTTGATAGCCTTCGCCGGCGATGACGTGGACGAAGGTTCGCAGGTCGGTCCCGCCGCGGCGGAGCCGAAACGGCGCCGGGTACCCCTCCCAGGTCAGCTCGAGAAATCCCGTTGCGCCGGGACGGTCGAGGACGAGGTATTTCACCGTCCTTGGGAGACCAAAGTGCTTGAGGTATCTCATGATTCCACGTGAAATCGTCTGCACTCTGGTACCCGAACTCGGCCCTGACATGGCCGGCGAGGCTACGAACCGCACGTGGGGGCGTCAAGCACCGTTCTCCGATAACCAGTGGTCGTGATCACGACCACTGGTTATCGGAGAACGGGCTGGGCGGCGGGCTCAGTAGGCGGGCACGCGATCAGGTGAGCAGGCGCGAGAAGGTGTAGATGATCAGCCCGGCGAGGCCGCCGACGACCGAGCCGTTGATCCGGATGATCTGCAGGTCGCGGCCGAGGAGCACCTCGACCCGTGCGGTGGTCTCTGCGGTGTCCCAGCGCTGCACCGTGGTCTCGACAAATCCGGCGACCTCCGCGCCGTAGCGGCGAGCCATCGACACCGTGACCTCGCGTGCGCCGGCGTCGATCCGCTCGCGCAGCTCGGCGTCGGTGCGGAGGCGCTGCGCCATCGATCGGGCGGCCTCGGCGAGGCGTGCCCGCAGGGCGGAATCGGGGGTTGCCGCCTGTTCGATGAGCCCGTCGCGCAACTCGCCCCAGACGTCGATGATCCAGTCGCGTACGGCCGGGTTCTGAATGACGTCCATCTTCAACTGATTGGCGCGCTCGGCCAGTTCGGGTGACTCTCGAAACTTCACCGCCAGCTCGCGGGCCTTGCGGTCGACGTGTCGACGCACCTCGTGGTGCGGGTTCGACCGGATCTCGGAAATGAACGTGTTCAGCCCCGAATAGATCTTGTCGAAAACCTTGTCGTCGACCGCCTCAGGCACCCACCACGGCGACTCCTGCATGAACCGGGCGCGCAGTACGCCGCGCTGCTCGTTCAACATGTCGCTGAGCCCCTTGAGCACCGCGTCGAGCAGCTGGTGATGGCGGCCGTCCTCGGTGGTGATGTCGAGGACCTGCCCGGCGATCGGTGCAACATCGACCTGATCGAGGCGGCCGAGGACGTCGTTGACGAGCAGGTCGCCGATCTCCTCGTCCGGCAACAGACGGGCGATCGTCGCCAACAGCGCCGCCGCCTTCTCGGCCGCGAGTTCGGAGTTGTCGGACTCGAGCAGCCATTGCGCCATGCGGTCCGACACGCTGACCCCTTCGAGGCGTTGAGTGAGTACCTCAGGAGCGAGGAAGCTGCCCTGGACGAACCCGCCGAAGGTGCGTCCGAGCTGATCCTTTCGGTTGGGGAGGATGGCGGTGTGTGGGATCGGAATCCCCAACGGGTGGCGAAACAGCGCGGTGACGGCGAACCAGTCGGCGATCCCCCCGACCATCCCGGCCTCGGCGGTTGCCCGCAAATATCCCCAGGTGTCATCGACGCGGACCTCGAGGAGGCGAGCGATGACGAACACGACGGTCGCACCCAGCAGCACCAGCGATGCGAGCCGACGCATACGGCGCAGATCGGCGAGGCGTTGTCGATCGTCCGATGTCAGATGAAAGCTGGCAGCCATGGAAGACTCAACCCTATGGGCAACCTCGTTGGGGCATGGGTCGAACGCAGTGTGATCACGGTCGAAGGACCGGACTCGGCGTCGTATCTGCAGGGACAACTGAGCCAGGACGTCGCCTCGATGAACGTTGCCGACAGTCGGTGGTCGTTGCTGCTCGCTCCGAGCGGAAAGACCGTGGCGTGGCTGCGGGTGCATCGTGTCGGCGACGAGGCGTTCGTGCTCGACCTCGAACCGGCCGCGGCCCCGGACGCGCTCGCTCGGCTCGAACGGTTCAAGTTGCGAGTCGAGGTGGCGATGTCGTTGGCGGTGGGCCACCAGATGTTGTCGGTGCGGTCGCTCGCCGATGCCGGTGCCGGTGCCGGTGCCGATGCCGATGTCGTGGTGCCGGCACAGGCGGCGAGTGTGCCGGTCGGGGCGCCGGCCGGGTCGTCGGTGGGGGTGCGCGGAGTCGACCTCATCTGTTCCGACCCGGCGCTGATAGCGGCCCCCGCGGGAATGGAACTCGACCCGGTTGCGGTCGAACGCCTGCGTATCTCACACGGAGTTCCCACCTTCGGTGTCGACTTCGACGAGGACACGATTCCCGGGGAGTTGGGCCCGTGGCTCGTGGAGGAATCGGTGAGTTGGACCAAGGGGTGTTACACGGGGCAGGAACTCGTCGCCCGGGTCGATGCCCGGGGCAACAACACCCCGCGGCATCTGAGCGTGCTCGTCTTCGACGACCCCGGTGCCATGGTCCAGATCGGTGCGGAGGTCGTGGCGAATACCCTTTCCGATGGTGTGGTGGGCGCGGTAACCTCTTCGAGTCATGGCGTGGCATTGTCGATGCTCAAGCGTTCGGTCGAACCGGACACTCGGGTAACGGTGGGCTCGGCGGAAGCGGTGGTAACGAGAGTTGCTGCCAAGGAGTGAGGTTCTGTGGGCGGAAACAGTTACTACGAGGTGATCGGCGTGCGTCGTGATGCGGGGGTTGAGGAGATTCGCCACGCCTACCTGCACGCAGCGCGCCAGGCCCACCCGGACGTGGCCGGCCCGTCCGGTGAAGCTCGGATGCGAGAGCTCAATGAAGCCTGGGCGACGCTGCGCGACGAGGAGAAGCGGGCGTTCTACGACCTGTCGATTCCGGATCTGCCCG contains:
- the hisB gene encoding imidazoleglycerol-phosphate dehydratase HisB, whose amino-acid sequence is MSTDPMSPDPRPARTAPRTARRSRTTKETDITIELNLDGTGVVDVSTGIPFFDHMLDQIGRHGGFDLSVRAEGDLHVDGHHTVEDTGILLGEVLREALGDKAGVRRFASGLYPLDEALIEVALDLSGRPYLVWNVTFGEILPLGNPPFNPEMTEHFFRSLADSSAVTLHVTSKGGVTAHHIIEATFKGVARALRDAVRVEGDQLPSTKGVL
- the hisH gene encoding imidazole glycerol phosphate synthase subunit HisH, whose amino-acid sequence is MKLAVLDYGIGNLRSAQKAFEHVGAEARLTADPAEVEAADAVALPGVGAFGACVDALVGSGLDRVALGAIAAEMPFIGICVGMQLLYAGSEESPDHSGLGVFDSTISLLPPTVKRPQMQWNRLTPTVADHPIFVGLEDPWVYFVHSYFATVDADTVATCEYGATVGAAVARDNVWATQFHPEKSAATGLAILSNFLRWAEPRRSTIA
- the hisA gene encoding 1-(5-phosphoribosyl)-5-[(5-phosphoribosylamino)methylideneamino]imidazole-4-carboxamide isomerase, whose product is MKLYPAIDLRGGRCVRLYQGDYDRETHYGDDPVSQARQFADAGAPWIHVVDLDAARSGDATNREVIAAICAAVEVPVQSGGGVRSVEAAAALAQAGVARVVIGTAALENPDLVAAVAARQPVAVGLDARGTDLASHGWEVSSGLNLIEVATRFADVGASAFVVTEIARDGTLEGPSIEQLTSVLAAMEPFGAQAPEVIASGGVGTVAHLESLAAMRVGELGLGGAIMGRALYEGAFTLVEALEAVGRVEAVGRVEAVGRGDGGAA
- the hisF gene encoding imidazole glycerol phosphate synthase subunit HisF translates to MNVSRVIPCLDVDRGRVVKGTNFVDLRDAGDPVELAARYDLEGADELVFLDITASSDGRETTLEMVRHVAEEVFIPFTVGGGIRTVDDARRMLRAGADKVSSNTAAVERPELISDIAAEFGSQCAVVAVDSRSSDQTPSGFEVYVHGGRTPTGIDVLEWVQRIVELGCGEILLTSMDRDGTRDGFDLAVTRAVSDLVNVPVIASGGVGTLQHLVEGVTLGGADAVLAASIFHFGEFTVAEAKAAMSAAGLTVRPA
- a CDS encoding co-chaperone GroES, which gives rise to MSDTPDGISADTPDGTSGDSQGAEADTAGIPAAPAGSRPMGRVDKLPIKMLQDRLMVQLDAAEGERRSSGGILIPATAQMGRRLSWAEVKAAGPAVRNVEIGDQVLFDPSDLSEVEVNGDLFIILRERDVHAVAAERLEVGSTGLYL
- the hisI gene encoding phosphoribosyl-AMP cyclohydrolase, coding for MSDSAIAVTPITPTVEALDKVTYNEHGLVAAIVQDIDTGAVLMMAWMNSETLRMSLEQGRTVFWSRSRSEVWRKGDTSGDRQFIREAYYDCDGDTLLFKVVQEGKGACHTGAYTCFFSSFGEAGA
- a CDS encoding chorismate-binding protein, with translation MSEDGEIGGVIPGRDEFRAAARRATVVPVRRELLADQVTPVAVFGRLCGVGEGANESGFLLESVGTAGRWNRWSFVGRSPRARLVCRGGEITVTGDLPDGLDLSGGVLAVVEQLLERYRAEEDDTLPPLHSGIVGYLGYDVVREVEHLPGVPNDDRGWPDAVLSLIGDLVALDHWSQRALLISNVYVPEGASDADLDALYDEAVARIDAMAADGATPLDEPMVSPPSKSDELPAVESSMPPGQYESAVEVAKEYIRSGDIFQVVLAQRFDFEVDADPFDVYRVLRQINPSPYMYFVREPELSLVGCSPEPMVQLLGGQVISRPIAGTRFRGTTDEHDRRLAAELLEHPKERAEHIMLVDLARNDVGRVVEFGTCKVDELMTLERFSHVMHLTSQVSGALAEGRTPIDVLKATLPAGTVSGAPKVRAMEIIDELEPTKRGPYAGVVGYLDFSGNIDTAIAIRTMIIDTADGEMPFRASVQAGAGVVADSVAADEELETRNKAKALLAAVRPAERMTAQRTR
- a CDS encoding HNH endonuclease, yielding MFEGFDTELNSLGSGIDDVAVLFELQRRLDLHMIDVLGELDAVGMTDIVEGLSTKAWVSKTARCSGVTAARRVSVARAVRRRYRPEVLDRLRSGVVGFDHLVVIGRWSNPRIEPTWSDNAGPMLDLAEHLTFAKWEKVIAALARLVDTDGTEPAPPAEESWLDLRDIHGPDGVIGVEIVGEFFGDYAEVVRQAITDATNRHRKAVRNDAEQFGGSPTTSESQLRAKALMDLCRFGTQFTLSGNYRPGTAEVTVILQHDEHGKPRAYSPTGDPLTADVIERMMCDPELRAVLLDSLGQPLDVGHSVRLATDAQRAALAARDGGCCFPGCEAPAQQTEAHHVRHHRNGGATAVNNLACLCRHHHGLVHRVGWAMHITTDGWTLYTHPCGITIWGQQHGVQRQGPIPEEFAAEPEPPARPKVKVRGGTIDLADAIATIRRRYDRMTATPNTRMYRPHDARRSNTGRNSGRSSRTGGATRARRATVGQLSLTPTKPPQPPIRQ
- a CDS encoding phage holin family protein, with product MKRLLVRWAISTGAVMLLPVVFRDTIRVEDWGAAIFAALIIGIVNALIGPVLKLLSLPLTILTFGLFALVVNAVLLLLAAEVAPGFEIDTFWSGLFAAILYSIVTSIGSSLLLND
- a CDS encoding maleylpyruvate isomerase family mycothiol-dependent enzyme, which translates into the protein MDSSTMLRRFEDEARRFAELVAATPADSAVPTCPGWTLTRLVVHQGSILHWARALIDANGEYLDRRSLDIGLPGVDASPQIWADWLLESATLVIEALERIPDDTPTWTWGDGTTAAWWTRRLLHETAVHRIDAELAAGNTDWTIDAEVAIDAIDEHLANVEASGSFCDAVTHLRGDGSIHLHTTDLDGEWLIDLNPHGFTIGHGPRAATTATRQTVAARGTARDLLAAVTNRASSTNGLPDGLQIFGEPGMLVWWFTNSALT
- a CDS encoding FkbM family methyltransferase, whose protein sequence is MRYLKHFGLPRTVKYLVLDRPGATGFLELTWEGYPAPFRLRRGGTDLRTFVHVIAGEGYQLPWDLKSEPRWIIDAGANCGLSAVYFAKTYPTATVIAIEPDEENFRLLVHNTASYDNIVCVKAALWPRSGSINLVDPGVGAWGYRAADSTDPGAEDAAEPGGPNTEASLPSTEIAAVTVEELIADHGIDEIGILKVDIEGGEHAVFGSADGWIDRVETIAIELHDRFQPGCTEVFEAATAEFTRRVERSEDLFVGR